From a single Leptidea sinapis chromosome 1, ilLepSina1.1, whole genome shotgun sequence genomic region:
- the LOC126968329 gene encoding uncharacterized protein LOC126968329 isoform X1, translating into MATTMTASAHDLYLHDAEIRPQHSRDNSRDSGIFHTTKGLWNAPGLNNCFLNSAVQVLWHLDIFRRSFRELTGHACLGPSCIFCALKELFAQLQWSAERAPAADSLRRALGGGGARFQLGCMADASECFEHLLLRVHAHVAPGSGDKRDDDACRAPHCVPHRKFAMMLVEQSVCGACQATSEPLPFTQMVHYVSATALTAQAALGEHGDSFGLLLKKAGGMGDIRDCPNACGAKIQICRTLMNRPEVVSIGMVWDSERPSAEHVAAVYAALGTELRPTDAFHACVDRAWAARATHRLVGLVTYYGKHYSTFFFHSKLRLWIYFDDADVKEIGPEWSHVVEKCIRGRFQPLLLLYAAIDGTPCDTRHAPKDVVPFPAPEPRRAITPAPEKPNPSFARRAMTPGPDNENDYVSRKAMENMIDAQNHRRAQLARSLSTSSASDTQERPRARRDSGNWSGDRNSASSASSSTVESPYMYPRGRGSGSIPSSPTRKGELSSGGSCDAGYDSYSLSSTDSLPLQQGLRHNLQLAQIPELTTKGDCEALCMEADRLLEKSRHAEDSADYETALVLCDAAATKVRAAMDAPYNNPHTMTFARMKHNTCVMRARSLQRRMAGFNRVTEIPQLAPIRNTKGGIETTPSTIEIYATLPKKKGSSKKSKNIEDDIDNPPRERPPRHKSREDDKTRDKRSRSEDRGRARKDISIAPEKKEEIVEDKKANKKQHKIRRKLLMGGLIRRKNRSMPDLTEGADANKDNVNKEKPIASVDDGEVGRKKNNDKNNLSGYLSEGHLEYTAGSGTNPNLERSKLMRKSFHGSAGKILTAAKVPPPPPLRTTSQLSGSKFEPEVNEHIIQNRPQQPLPPSVNGYGYSHDNEEDGGFSEQYGDEPQSLPFMPTYDNDHGNPYNTFDDSPNTSQNFHTVVTQAMVHQEQSPVKRENIGNILPAPHNMQNLCNVFDNGIDVVDCAMPLRKSPHMFELPPYPSPLNSVSHSRQPSEEFPPPPPPIDMTPLQEELSKLNTIPDMNYIQQYNNEPTVCNGSLLAQLQEKRNEILRNESSPQSNTMDTIGTSGDTWLKELQAKQAALKLKRSGSIEGYLSVPTECASQKAENNGPNKVKNIASRFESSHISPVDNERSHMGYLNMGSNRDVINCSIQSNSSLYNRRSSSSSLDNKENENEFNPTRIANNSNYGDRLKPKKKSVSFCDQVILVATAEDQEDDSYIPNPILERVLKSAMNKTELTTVPLQSEKPSLHRQESFDSQSSRSTISSLSQTSYPNDSSDYYKLQNYPTYQVAPIRPQQQFNSQIPDQTNVTQNIQSSNQIYQALPANPINNNNPVPYTQPPSVYSNHNNVSPPNFSQTPVNRLTPTAHNPQMSSKHVQNLQRPLTNTYPHAQQNHLNATNQTPSNTYYHRLPQHCTTPIPMQMTNYGATRQINQNNQNNNNLAYQSVPTNSPAYQSYHNPPTSYANSDYSSRYPQVNSNNHYNIHSPYQRVPPPHGEMPIESHSKHQNMSNNYCHDQNSNQSRFPESRIGNQIQRPPYINSEANPMDGLGQFHQNGYGHNPYQLLPPPKQMQKKSVSFEPGTKGGTDSPLPPQTNGNYSNESQLLPKASKALCNLCRKKTVNPPATYCPDCDFYMSRFKPRS; encoded by the exons GAATTATTTGCCCAGTTGCAATGGTCAGCCGAACGGGCGCCGGCCGCTGATTCGTTGCGACGAGCCCTGGGAGGCGGTGGCGCCAGGTTCCAGCTGGGATGCATGGCAGACGCGAGCGAATGCTTCGAGCATCTTCTGCTCAGGGTCCATGCACACGTTGCCCCTGGCTCTGGAGACAAGCGAGACGACGACGCCTGCCGGGCCCCACACTGCGTGCCCCATAGGAAATTTGCCATGATGCTGGTAGAGCAGTCAGTCTGTGGAGCTTGCCAGGCCACCAGTGAACCGCTACCTTTTACGCAG ATGGTTCACTACGTGTCAGCCACAGCACTAACTGCTCAAGCGGCGTTAGGAGAACATGGCGATAGTTTCGGATTACTGTTGAAAAAGGCGGGAGGAATGGGAGATATTAGAGATTGTCct AATGCTTGCGGGGCCAAAATACAGATTTGCAGAACATTGATGAATCGACCAGAAGTTGTATCGATTGGAATGGTGTGGGACTCAGAGAGACCCTCAGCCGAGCACGTCGCAGCTGTCTACGCAGCATTAGGCACAGAACTACGTCCTACTGATGCTTTCCATGCCTGTGTTGATAGAGCTTGGGCAGCTCGAGCTACCCATCGACTCGTCGGACTTGTCACATACTACGGCAAACACTATTCCACATTTTTCTTCCATAGTAAACTTCGACTTTGGATATACTTTGATGATGCAGACGTCAAAGAGATTGGCCCGGAATGGTCTCATGTCGTTGAAAAGTGCATAAGAGGAAGATTTCAGCCTCTTCTTTTATTATATGCTGCAATCGATGGCACGCCGTGTGATACTCGACATGCCCCTAAAGACGTAGTGCCATTCCCTGCTCCAGAACCTCGTAGAGCCATCACACCAGCACCAGAGAAGCCTAATCCTAGTTTTGCTCGTCGTGCTATGACCCCAGGACCAGATAACGaaaatgactacgtaagtagaAAAGCTATGGAAAATATGATAGATGCCCAAAATCATCGTAGGGCTCAATTAGCTCGTAGCCTCAGTACTAGTTCAGCTTCCGATACCCAGGAGAGACCTCGAGCTAGGAGAGATTCAGGAAACTGGAGTGGCGATAGAAATAGTGCTTCGTCCGCTTCTTCTTCCACTGTTGAAAGTCCGTATATGTACCCAAGAGGGCGAGGTTCAGGTAGTATACCTAGTAGCCCGACAAGAAAAGGAGAATTATCTAGTGGTGGTTCATGTGACGCTGGCTATGATTCATACTCCTTATCTTCAACGGATAGCCTCCCACTTCAACAAGGTTTACGACATAATCTGCAGTTGGCTCAAATACCTGAACTGACCACTAAAGGAGATTGTGAAGCTTTATGTATGGAAGCCGATAGATTATTAGAAAAATCGCGCCATGCTGAAGATTCTGCTGACTATGAAACAGCTTTAGTATTGTGCGATGCAGCTGCTACAAAAGTTAGAGCAGCCATGGATGCCCCATATAATAACCCCCACACTATGACTTTTGCTAGAATGAAACATAATACTTGTGTCATGAGAGCTCGAAGTCTGCAACGAAGAATGGCAGGTTTTAATAGAGTAACCGAAATTCCTCAATTAGCACCAATAAGAAATACAAAAGGGGGAATTGAGACAACTCCTTCTACTATAGAAATATATGCCACCCTTCCGAAGAAAAAGGGTTCTtcgaaaaaatcaaaaaatattgaagacgATATTGACAACCCCCCTCGTGAAAGGCCTCCTAGACATAAATCTCGCGAAGATGATAAAACAAGAGATAAACGCTCTAGAAGTGAAGATCGTGGTCGTGCCAGAAAAGATATATCAATAGCACCAGAAAAGAAGGAGGAAATAGTGGAAGATAAAAAGGCGAATAAAAAGCAACATAAAATTCGTAGGAAACTGCTCATGGGTGGGCTTATTAGAAGAAAAAATAGATCCATGCCTGATTTAACAGAAGGTGCTGATGCaaataaagataatgttaaCAAAGAGAAGCCCATAGCATCGGTTGATGATGGGGAAGTTGGACGTAAGAAGAACAACGACAAAAATAACCTGAGTGGATACTTGTCTGAAGGTCatttagaatatactgcaggcAGTGGTACTAATCCCAATCTTGAGAGAAGCAAGCTTATGAGGAAGAGTTTCCATGGCAGCGCAGGTAAAATATTAACCGCCGCCAAAGTGCCTCCTCCACCACCATTGCGAACAACTTCTCAGCTTAGCGGGTCTAAGTTTGAACCGGAAGTAAATGAGCATATAATACAGAACCGACCACAACAACCTTTGCCTCCATCAGTTAATGGATACGGGTATTCACACGATAATGAAGAAGATGGTGGTTTTTCAGAACAGTATGGAGATGAACCACAGTCGTTACCATTTATGCCTACTTATGACAATGATCATGGTAATCCCTACAACACTTTTGACGATTCTCCAAATACATCGCAAAATTTTCACACAGTTGTTACACAAGCAATGGTTCATCAAGAGCAAAGTCCCGTTAAAAGAGAAAACATAGGCAATATATTGCCAGCACCGCATAACATGCAAAACCTTTGTAACGTATTTGATAACGGAATAGATGTTGTCGATTGTGCCATGCCTCTAAGAAAATCGCCGCACATGTTTGAATTACCTCCATATCCTAGCCCCTTAAATTCTGTAAGCCATTCACGACAACCTAGCGAAGAATTTCCACCTCCACCACCACCAATAGATATGACACCATTGCAAGAAGAACTAAGTAAGTTAAATACGATCCCTGATATGAATTATATTCAGCAATATAACAATGAACCAACTGTTTGTAATGGATCACTGTTAGCACAATTACAAGAAAAGAGGAATGAAATTCTGCGGAACGAAAGTTCTCCACAGTCAAATACAATGGATACAATAGGTACCTCGGGCGACACTTGGCTAAAAGAGTTGCAAGCTAAACAAGCTGCATTAAAGCTTAAACGTTCTGGATCAATAGAAGGCTATCTCTCCGTGCCTACTGAATGCGCTTCACAAAAAGCAGAAAATAATGGTCCGAATAAGGTTAAGAATATAGCTTCAAGATTTGAAAGTAGCCATATTTCACCGGTGGATAATGAAAGATCTCATATGGGCTATCTTAACATGGGTTCCAATCGCGATGTTATCAACTGTTCAATACAATCTAACAGTAGCTTGTATAACCGTCGCTCATCTTCATCTTCGTTAGATAATAAAGAAAACGAAAATGAATTTAACCCAACAAGAATTGCAAACAACAGCAACTACGGGGATCGACTGAAGCCTAAAAAGAAATCAGTATCCTTTTGTGATCAGGTAATATTAGTGGCTACTGCCGAAGATCAAGAGGATGATAGTTATATACCAAATCCGATTTTGGAAAGAGTACTTAAATCAGCAATGAATAAAACAGAACTAACGACAGTTCCACTCCAATCTGAGAAGCCATCTCTGCATAGACAGGAATCCTTTGACAGTCAGTCTTCACGCTCCACAATATCATCACTATCGCAAACATCTTACCCTAATGACTCATCAGATTATTATAAGCTACAGAATTATCCAACATACCAAGTGGCTCCTATAAGACCACAACAACAGTTCAATTCACAAATCCCCGATCAAACAAATGTGACACAAAATATTCAGTCTAGCAATCAAATATATCAAGCATTACCTGCAAAtccaataaataacaataatcctGTACCTTATACGCAACCTCCATCAGTATATTCCAACCATAATAATGTAAGCCCTCCAAATTTCAGCCAAACTCCTGTCAACAGACTAACGCCAACGGCACATAATCCTCAAATGTCTTCTAAGCACGTACAAAACCTCCAGCGGCCATTAACCAACACATACCCTCATGCGCAACAGAATCATCTGAATGCGACTAATCAAACGCCAAGTAACACTTATTATCACAGACTGCCACAGCACTGTACAACTCCTATTCCCATGCAAATGACTAACTACGGGGCAACTAggcaaataaatcaaaataaccAAAACAACAATAATCTAGCATATCAAAGTGTACCCACCAACTCTCCAGCTTACCAAAGCTATCACAACCCACCGACTAGCTATGCTAACTCTGATTATTCTAGTCGATATCCACAAGTAAATagcaataatcattataatatcCATTCACCGTACCAGAGGGTTCCTCCACCACACGGAGAGATGCCTATTGAAAGCCACTCCAAGCATCAAAATATGTCGAACAACTACTGCCATGATCAAAACTCTAATCAGTCGCGTTTTCCGGAATCGAGGATTGGCAACCAAATACAACGCCCTCCTTATATAAATTCCGAAGCAAATCCAATGGATGGGTTAGGACAATTCCATCAAAATGGTTACGGCCATAATCCCTACCAGCTTCTACCGCCACCAAAGCAGATGCAGAAAAAATCTGTTTCTTTTGAACCAGGCACCAAAGGTGGGACAGATTCGCCTCTACCACCACAGACGAATGGTAATTACTCGAATGAGAGCCAACTATTACCAAAAGCGTCGAAAGCGCTTTGCAATCTTTGTCGTAAAAAAACTGTAAACCCACCGGCGACCTATTGTCCAGATTGTGATTTTTACATGTCCAGGTTTAAACCGCGgtcgtaa
- the LOC126968329 gene encoding uncharacterized protein LOC126968329 isoform X2, translating into MIKFRYKRKEGSDGGKSGTAIQKQKIEGLKDRELLPPKDMSLTGSLAGVRHNTLPRSRPPSGSMRETSESLISPTTLSLFRELFAQLQWSAERAPAADSLRRALGGGGARFQLGCMADASECFEHLLLRVHAHVAPGSGDKRDDDACRAPHCVPHRKFAMMLVEQSVCGACQATSEPLPFTQMVHYVSATALTAQAALGEHGDSFGLLLKKAGGMGDIRDCPNACGAKIQICRTLMNRPEVVSIGMVWDSERPSAEHVAAVYAALGTELRPTDAFHACVDRAWAARATHRLVGLVTYYGKHYSTFFFHSKLRLWIYFDDADVKEIGPEWSHVVEKCIRGRFQPLLLLYAAIDGTPCDTRHAPKDVVPFPAPEPRRAITPAPEKPNPSFARRAMTPGPDNENDYVSRKAMENMIDAQNHRRAQLARSLSTSSASDTQERPRARRDSGNWSGDRNSASSASSSTVESPYMYPRGRGSGSIPSSPTRKGELSSGGSCDAGYDSYSLSSTDSLPLQQGLRHNLQLAQIPELTTKGDCEALCMEADRLLEKSRHAEDSADYETALVLCDAAATKVRAAMDAPYNNPHTMTFARMKHNTCVMRARSLQRRMAGFNRVTEIPQLAPIRNTKGGIETTPSTIEIYATLPKKKGSSKKSKNIEDDIDNPPRERPPRHKSREDDKTRDKRSRSEDRGRARKDISIAPEKKEEIVEDKKANKKQHKIRRKLLMGGLIRRKNRSMPDLTEGADANKDNVNKEKPIASVDDGEVGRKKNNDKNNLSGYLSEGHLEYTAGSGTNPNLERSKLMRKSFHGSAGKILTAAKVPPPPPLRTTSQLSGSKFEPEVNEHIIQNRPQQPLPPSVNGYGYSHDNEEDGGFSEQYGDEPQSLPFMPTYDNDHGNPYNTFDDSPNTSQNFHTVVTQAMVHQEQSPVKRENIGNILPAPHNMQNLCNVFDNGIDVVDCAMPLRKSPHMFELPPYPSPLNSVSHSRQPSEEFPPPPPPIDMTPLQEELSKLNTIPDMNYIQQYNNEPTVCNGSLLAQLQEKRNEILRNESSPQSNTMDTIGTSGDTWLKELQAKQAALKLKRSGSIEGYLSVPTECASQKAENNGPNKVKNIASRFESSHISPVDNERSHMGYLNMGSNRDVINCSIQSNSSLYNRRSSSSSLDNKENENEFNPTRIANNSNYGDRLKPKKKSVSFCDQVILVATAEDQEDDSYIPNPILERVLKSAMNKTELTTVPLQSEKPSLHRQESFDSQSSRSTISSLSQTSYPNDSSDYYKLQNYPTYQVAPIRPQQQFNSQIPDQTNVTQNIQSSNQIYQALPANPINNNNPVPYTQPPSVYSNHNNVSPPNFSQTPVNRLTPTAHNPQMSSKHVQNLQRPLTNTYPHAQQNHLNATNQTPSNTYYHRLPQHCTTPIPMQMTNYGATRQINQNNQNNNNLAYQSVPTNSPAYQSYHNPPTSYANSDYSSRYPQVNSNNHYNIHSPYQRVPPPHGEMPIESHSKHQNMSNNYCHDQNSNQSRFPESRIGNQIQRPPYINSEANPMDGLGQFHQNGYGHNPYQLLPPPKQMQKKSVSFEPGTKGGTDSPLPPQTNGNYSNESQLLPKASKALCNLCRKKTVNPPATYCPDCDFYMSRFKPRS; encoded by the exons GAATTATTTGCCCAGTTGCAATGGTCAGCCGAACGGGCGCCGGCCGCTGATTCGTTGCGACGAGCCCTGGGAGGCGGTGGCGCCAGGTTCCAGCTGGGATGCATGGCAGACGCGAGCGAATGCTTCGAGCATCTTCTGCTCAGGGTCCATGCACACGTTGCCCCTGGCTCTGGAGACAAGCGAGACGACGACGCCTGCCGGGCCCCACACTGCGTGCCCCATAGGAAATTTGCCATGATGCTGGTAGAGCAGTCAGTCTGTGGAGCTTGCCAGGCCACCAGTGAACCGCTACCTTTTACGCAG ATGGTTCACTACGTGTCAGCCACAGCACTAACTGCTCAAGCGGCGTTAGGAGAACATGGCGATAGTTTCGGATTACTGTTGAAAAAGGCGGGAGGAATGGGAGATATTAGAGATTGTCct AATGCTTGCGGGGCCAAAATACAGATTTGCAGAACATTGATGAATCGACCAGAAGTTGTATCGATTGGAATGGTGTGGGACTCAGAGAGACCCTCAGCCGAGCACGTCGCAGCTGTCTACGCAGCATTAGGCACAGAACTACGTCCTACTGATGCTTTCCATGCCTGTGTTGATAGAGCTTGGGCAGCTCGAGCTACCCATCGACTCGTCGGACTTGTCACATACTACGGCAAACACTATTCCACATTTTTCTTCCATAGTAAACTTCGACTTTGGATATACTTTGATGATGCAGACGTCAAAGAGATTGGCCCGGAATGGTCTCATGTCGTTGAAAAGTGCATAAGAGGAAGATTTCAGCCTCTTCTTTTATTATATGCTGCAATCGATGGCACGCCGTGTGATACTCGACATGCCCCTAAAGACGTAGTGCCATTCCCTGCTCCAGAACCTCGTAGAGCCATCACACCAGCACCAGAGAAGCCTAATCCTAGTTTTGCTCGTCGTGCTATGACCCCAGGACCAGATAACGaaaatgactacgtaagtagaAAAGCTATGGAAAATATGATAGATGCCCAAAATCATCGTAGGGCTCAATTAGCTCGTAGCCTCAGTACTAGTTCAGCTTCCGATACCCAGGAGAGACCTCGAGCTAGGAGAGATTCAGGAAACTGGAGTGGCGATAGAAATAGTGCTTCGTCCGCTTCTTCTTCCACTGTTGAAAGTCCGTATATGTACCCAAGAGGGCGAGGTTCAGGTAGTATACCTAGTAGCCCGACAAGAAAAGGAGAATTATCTAGTGGTGGTTCATGTGACGCTGGCTATGATTCATACTCCTTATCTTCAACGGATAGCCTCCCACTTCAACAAGGTTTACGACATAATCTGCAGTTGGCTCAAATACCTGAACTGACCACTAAAGGAGATTGTGAAGCTTTATGTATGGAAGCCGATAGATTATTAGAAAAATCGCGCCATGCTGAAGATTCTGCTGACTATGAAACAGCTTTAGTATTGTGCGATGCAGCTGCTACAAAAGTTAGAGCAGCCATGGATGCCCCATATAATAACCCCCACACTATGACTTTTGCTAGAATGAAACATAATACTTGTGTCATGAGAGCTCGAAGTCTGCAACGAAGAATGGCAGGTTTTAATAGAGTAACCGAAATTCCTCAATTAGCACCAATAAGAAATACAAAAGGGGGAATTGAGACAACTCCTTCTACTATAGAAATATATGCCACCCTTCCGAAGAAAAAGGGTTCTtcgaaaaaatcaaaaaatattgaagacgATATTGACAACCCCCCTCGTGAAAGGCCTCCTAGACATAAATCTCGCGAAGATGATAAAACAAGAGATAAACGCTCTAGAAGTGAAGATCGTGGTCGTGCCAGAAAAGATATATCAATAGCACCAGAAAAGAAGGAGGAAATAGTGGAAGATAAAAAGGCGAATAAAAAGCAACATAAAATTCGTAGGAAACTGCTCATGGGTGGGCTTATTAGAAGAAAAAATAGATCCATGCCTGATTTAACAGAAGGTGCTGATGCaaataaagataatgttaaCAAAGAGAAGCCCATAGCATCGGTTGATGATGGGGAAGTTGGACGTAAGAAGAACAACGACAAAAATAACCTGAGTGGATACTTGTCTGAAGGTCatttagaatatactgcaggcAGTGGTACTAATCCCAATCTTGAGAGAAGCAAGCTTATGAGGAAGAGTTTCCATGGCAGCGCAGGTAAAATATTAACCGCCGCCAAAGTGCCTCCTCCACCACCATTGCGAACAACTTCTCAGCTTAGCGGGTCTAAGTTTGAACCGGAAGTAAATGAGCATATAATACAGAACCGACCACAACAACCTTTGCCTCCATCAGTTAATGGATACGGGTATTCACACGATAATGAAGAAGATGGTGGTTTTTCAGAACAGTATGGAGATGAACCACAGTCGTTACCATTTATGCCTACTTATGACAATGATCATGGTAATCCCTACAACACTTTTGACGATTCTCCAAATACATCGCAAAATTTTCACACAGTTGTTACACAAGCAATGGTTCATCAAGAGCAAAGTCCCGTTAAAAGAGAAAACATAGGCAATATATTGCCAGCACCGCATAACATGCAAAACCTTTGTAACGTATTTGATAACGGAATAGATGTTGTCGATTGTGCCATGCCTCTAAGAAAATCGCCGCACATGTTTGAATTACCTCCATATCCTAGCCCCTTAAATTCTGTAAGCCATTCACGACAACCTAGCGAAGAATTTCCACCTCCACCACCACCAATAGATATGACACCATTGCAAGAAGAACTAAGTAAGTTAAATACGATCCCTGATATGAATTATATTCAGCAATATAACAATGAACCAACTGTTTGTAATGGATCACTGTTAGCACAATTACAAGAAAAGAGGAATGAAATTCTGCGGAACGAAAGTTCTCCACAGTCAAATACAATGGATACAATAGGTACCTCGGGCGACACTTGGCTAAAAGAGTTGCAAGCTAAACAAGCTGCATTAAAGCTTAAACGTTCTGGATCAATAGAAGGCTATCTCTCCGTGCCTACTGAATGCGCTTCACAAAAAGCAGAAAATAATGGTCCGAATAAGGTTAAGAATATAGCTTCAAGATTTGAAAGTAGCCATATTTCACCGGTGGATAATGAAAGATCTCATATGGGCTATCTTAACATGGGTTCCAATCGCGATGTTATCAACTGTTCAATACAATCTAACAGTAGCTTGTATAACCGTCGCTCATCTTCATCTTCGTTAGATAATAAAGAAAACGAAAATGAATTTAACCCAACAAGAATTGCAAACAACAGCAACTACGGGGATCGACTGAAGCCTAAAAAGAAATCAGTATCCTTTTGTGATCAGGTAATATTAGTGGCTACTGCCGAAGATCAAGAGGATGATAGTTATATACCAAATCCGATTTTGGAAAGAGTACTTAAATCAGCAATGAATAAAACAGAACTAACGACAGTTCCACTCCAATCTGAGAAGCCATCTCTGCATAGACAGGAATCCTTTGACAGTCAGTCTTCACGCTCCACAATATCATCACTATCGCAAACATCTTACCCTAATGACTCATCAGATTATTATAAGCTACAGAATTATCCAACATACCAAGTGGCTCCTATAAGACCACAACAACAGTTCAATTCACAAATCCCCGATCAAACAAATGTGACACAAAATATTCAGTCTAGCAATCAAATATATCAAGCATTACCTGCAAAtccaataaataacaataatcctGTACCTTATACGCAACCTCCATCAGTATATTCCAACCATAATAATGTAAGCCCTCCAAATTTCAGCCAAACTCCTGTCAACAGACTAACGCCAACGGCACATAATCCTCAAATGTCTTCTAAGCACGTACAAAACCTCCAGCGGCCATTAACCAACACATACCCTCATGCGCAACAGAATCATCTGAATGCGACTAATCAAACGCCAAGTAACACTTATTATCACAGACTGCCACAGCACTGTACAACTCCTATTCCCATGCAAATGACTAACTACGGGGCAACTAggcaaataaatcaaaataaccAAAACAACAATAATCTAGCATATCAAAGTGTACCCACCAACTCTCCAGCTTACCAAAGCTATCACAACCCACCGACTAGCTATGCTAACTCTGATTATTCTAGTCGATATCCACAAGTAAATagcaataatcattataatatcCATTCACCGTACCAGAGGGTTCCTCCACCACACGGAGAGATGCCTATTGAAAGCCACTCCAAGCATCAAAATATGTCGAACAACTACTGCCATGATCAAAACTCTAATCAGTCGCGTTTTCCGGAATCGAGGATTGGCAACCAAATACAACGCCCTCCTTATATAAATTCCGAAGCAAATCCAATGGATGGGTTAGGACAATTCCATCAAAATGGTTACGGCCATAATCCCTACCAGCTTCTACCGCCACCAAAGCAGATGCAGAAAAAATCTGTTTCTTTTGAACCAGGCACCAAAGGTGGGACAGATTCGCCTCTACCACCACAGACGAATGGTAATTACTCGAATGAGAGCCAACTATTACCAAAAGCGTCGAAAGCGCTTTGCAATCTTTGTCGTAAAAAAACTGTAAACCCACCGGCGACCTATTGTCCAGATTGTGATTTTTACATGTCCAGGTTTAAACCGCGgtcgtaa